Proteins from a single region of Streptomyces sp. Tu 3180:
- the purD gene encoding phosphoribosylamine--glycine ligase, giving the protein MKVLVIGSGAREHALCRSLSLDPDVTALHCAPGNAGIAEVAELHQVDALDGAAVSALATRLGADLVVVGPEAPLVAGVADAVRDAGIAVFGPSKEAARLEGSKAFAKDVMAGAGVPTARSYVCTTPEEVDAALDAFGAPYVVKDDGLAAGKGVVVTGDVEAARAHAGACMGTSPAPSGQRGSVVVEEYLDGPEVSLFAITDGETVLPLQPAQDFKRALDGDEGPNTGGMGAYSPLPWADPKLVDEVVQTVLQPTVDEMRRRGTPFSGLLYAGLAITSRGVRVIEFNARFGDPETQVVLARLKTPLAGVLMAAATGNLAHLEPLRWSDEAAVTVVVASHNYPGTPRTGDPITGLDEIAAEDAPHAYVLHAGTRREGDAVVSAGGRVLSVTATGEDLAEARDRAYRSVARIRLDGSQHRTDIAAKAAEAARDA; this is encoded by the coding sequence GTGAAGGTCCTCGTCATCGGAAGCGGCGCCCGCGAACACGCCCTGTGCCGCTCCCTGTCCCTCGACCCCGACGTCACCGCGCTGCACTGCGCCCCCGGCAACGCCGGCATCGCCGAGGTCGCCGAGCTGCACCAGGTCGACGCCCTCGACGGCGCGGCCGTGTCCGCACTGGCCACGAGGCTCGGCGCGGACCTCGTGGTGGTCGGCCCGGAGGCCCCCCTCGTCGCCGGTGTCGCCGACGCCGTGCGCGACGCGGGCATCGCGGTCTTCGGCCCCTCCAAGGAGGCCGCACGGCTCGAGGGCTCCAAGGCCTTCGCCAAGGACGTCATGGCGGGGGCGGGCGTGCCCACGGCCCGCTCGTACGTCTGCACGACGCCCGAGGAGGTCGACGCGGCCCTCGACGCGTTCGGCGCCCCGTACGTCGTCAAGGACGACGGGCTCGCCGCCGGCAAGGGCGTCGTCGTCACCGGTGACGTCGAGGCGGCCCGGGCGCACGCCGGTGCCTGCATGGGGACGTCCCCCGCGCCGTCGGGGCAGCGGGGGAGCGTGGTCGTCGAGGAGTACCTCGACGGTCCCGAGGTCTCCCTCTTCGCGATCACCGACGGCGAGACGGTCCTGCCCCTCCAGCCCGCCCAGGACTTCAAGCGCGCGCTGGACGGCGACGAGGGCCCGAACACCGGCGGCATGGGGGCGTACTCCCCGCTGCCGTGGGCGGACCCGAAGCTGGTCGACGAGGTCGTGCAGACGGTGCTCCAGCCGACGGTCGACGAGATGCGGCGCCGCGGCACCCCGTTCTCCGGCCTGCTCTACGCCGGCCTCGCCATCACCTCGCGCGGGGTGCGGGTGATCGAGTTCAACGCCCGCTTCGGCGACCCCGAGACGCAGGTGGTCCTGGCCCGCCTGAAGACCCCGCTGGCCGGCGTGCTGATGGCCGCCGCCACCGGGAACCTCGCCCACCTGGAGCCGCTGCGCTGGAGCGACGAGGCCGCGGTCACCGTGGTCGTCGCCTCGCACAACTACCCGGGCACCCCGCGCACCGGCGACCCGATCACCGGCCTCGACGAGATCGCCGCCGAGGACGCGCCGCACGCGTACGTGCTGCACGCCGGGACGCGGCGCGAGGGCGACGCGGTCGTCAGCGCGGGCGGCCGTGTGCTGTCCGTCACGGCGACCGGCGAGGACCTCGCCGAGGCGCGGGACCGCGCCTACCGCTCGGTGGCCCGCATCCGCCTCGACGGCTCCCAGCACCGCACGGACATCGCGGCGAAGGCGGCGGAGGCGGCACGGGACGCGTGA
- a CDS encoding DNA polymerase III subunit gamma and tau, with protein sequence MSSLALYRRYRPESFAEVIGQEHVTDPLQQALRNNRVNHAYLFSGPRGCGKTTSARILARCLNCEKGPTPTPCGECQSCQDLARNGPGSIDVIEIDAASHGGVDDARDLREKAFFGPASSRYKIYIIDEAHMVTPQGFNALLKVVEEPPEHLKFIFATTEPEKVIGTIRSRTHHYPFRLVPPGTLRDYLGEVCRQEDIPVEESVLPLVVRAGAGSVRDSMSVMDQLLAGAGEEGVTYAMATSLLGYTDGSLLDSVVEAFATGDGAAAFEVVDRVIEGGNDPRRFVADLLERLRDLVILAAVPDAAEKGLIDAPADVIERMQAQAGVFGAAELSRAADLVNEGLTEMRGATSPRLQLELICARVLLPAAYGDERSVMARLDRIERGVSLPAGGGAGVPPMGYAPGPDVHGGAAAGQARGHAPVPPGGGPAAARAAVRAPVGGPGGAAAPAPQAAPAPPAPAPSAPVPSAPAPAPAPVQAPPAAAPSAPATPAPGAWPTAASAGGGGRRPGGWPTAAPAGGGAAPSPAAPGAPAPQAAPAPSAPSAPSAPAPSGGGGLDPRMLWPDILEAVKNRRRFTWILLSQNAQVTAFDGTTLQLGFVNAGARDNFLSSGSEDVLRQALAEQFNVQWKIESVVDASGGAAAPAPAGPPGGRHGGGGGHGGGYGGTGAGQRPAAAQPSAHAASVPSAPPVPSSPSGAAQAAGAPAAPAPAPAPRPSAPKPPPPVSPEDDIPEDDDPDLDESALSGQELIVRELGATVVEELTNE encoded by the coding sequence GTGTCGTCTCTCGCGCTGTACCGCCGCTATCGCCCGGAGTCGTTCGCCGAGGTCATCGGGCAGGAGCATGTCACCGACCCGTTGCAGCAGGCGCTGCGGAACAACCGGGTCAATCACGCGTACCTGTTCAGCGGCCCGCGCGGATGCGGCAAGACGACCAGCGCCCGGATCCTCGCGAGGTGCCTGAACTGCGAGAAGGGCCCCACGCCGACGCCGTGCGGCGAGTGCCAGTCCTGCCAGGACCTCGCGCGCAACGGCCCCGGTTCGATCGACGTCATCGAGATCGACGCCGCTTCCCACGGTGGTGTGGACGACGCCCGTGACCTGCGCGAGAAGGCGTTCTTCGGGCCCGCCTCCAGCCGCTACAAGATCTACATCATCGACGAGGCCCACATGGTCACCCCGCAGGGCTTCAACGCCCTGCTCAAGGTGGTCGAGGAGCCCCCGGAGCACCTGAAGTTCATCTTCGCGACCACCGAGCCCGAGAAGGTCATCGGGACGATCCGCTCGCGTACGCACCACTACCCGTTCCGGCTGGTGCCGCCGGGCACCCTGCGGGACTACCTCGGCGAGGTGTGCCGCCAGGAGGACATCCCCGTCGAGGAGAGCGTGCTGCCGCTCGTCGTGCGGGCCGGCGCCGGGTCCGTGCGTGACTCGATGTCCGTCATGGACCAGCTGCTCGCCGGCGCCGGGGAGGAGGGTGTGACGTACGCCATGGCCACCTCCCTGCTCGGGTACACGGACGGTTCGCTGCTCGACTCCGTGGTGGAGGCCTTCGCGACCGGCGACGGGGCAGCCGCCTTCGAGGTCGTCGACCGGGTGATCGAGGGCGGCAACGACCCGCGGCGGTTCGTCGCCGACCTGCTGGAGCGGCTGCGGGACCTGGTGATCCTCGCCGCCGTCCCGGACGCCGCGGAGAAGGGGCTCATCGACGCCCCCGCCGACGTCATCGAGCGGATGCAGGCCCAGGCCGGCGTCTTCGGCGCCGCCGAGCTCAGCCGCGCCGCCGACCTGGTCAACGAGGGGCTCACCGAGATGCGCGGCGCCACCTCGCCCCGCCTCCAGCTCGAGCTGATCTGCGCCCGCGTGCTGCTGCCCGCCGCCTACGGCGACGAGCGCTCGGTCATGGCCCGCCTGGACCGGATCGAGCGCGGCGTGAGCCTCCCGGCGGGCGGCGGCGCGGGTGTGCCCCCCATGGGGTACGCGCCCGGGCCGGACGTCCACGGGGGAGCGGCGGCCGGTCAGGCGCGGGGCCACGCCCCGGTTCCGCCGGGCGGCGGCCCCGCCGCCGCCCGGGCCGCGGTGCGGGCTCCGGTGGGCGGCCCCGGCGGCGCGGCCGCCCCGGCTCCGCAGGCGGCTCCCGCACCGCCCGCGCCCGCACCCTCCGCTCCCGTGCCGTCGGCGCCGGCTCCCGCGCCCGCTCCGGTGCAGGCTCCGCCGGCCGCCGCGCCGAGCGCTCCCGCGACGCCCGCCCCCGGTGCCTGGCCCACCGCCGCCTCCGCCGGCGGAGGCGGCCGTCGGCCCGGCGGCTGGCCCACCGCGGCCCCGGCGGGCGGCGGGGCGGCCCCGTCCCCGGCCGCGCCGGGCGCCCCCGCGCCCCAGGCGGCTCCCGCACCGTCCGCACCATCCGCGCCGTCGGCTCCCGCGCCCTCGGGCGGCGGTGGCCTCGACCCCCGCATGCTCTGGCCGGACATCCTGGAGGCGGTCAAGAACCGCCGCCGCTTCACCTGGATCCTGCTCAGCCAGAACGCCCAGGTGACCGCGTTCGACGGCACCACCCTCCAGCTCGGCTTCGTGAACGCCGGCGCGCGGGACAACTTCCTCAGCAGCGGCAGCGAGGACGTACTGCGCCAGGCGCTGGCCGAGCAGTTCAACGTCCAGTGGAAGATCGAGTCGGTCGTCGACGCGTCCGGCGGCGCGGCGGCCCCCGCCCCGGCCGGACCCCCCGGCGGCCGTCACGGCGGCGGGGGAGGCCACGGCGGCGGGTACGGCGGCACCGGAGCCGGTCAGCGCCCCGCCGCCGCCCAGCCGTCCGCGCACGCCGCCTCCGTGCCGTCCGCGCCGCCCGTGCCGTCCTCCCCGTCCGGTGCCGCGCAGGCGGCCGGCGCCCCGGCGGCACCCGCGCCCGCCCCGGCGCCCCGGCCGTCCGCCCCGAAGCCGCCGCCCCCCGTCTCCCCCGAGGACGACATCCCCGAGGACGACGACCCCGACCTGGACGAATCCGCCCTCTCCGGGCAGGAGCTGATCGTCCGGGAGCTCGGCGCGACGGTGGTCGAGGAACTCACCAACGAGTAG
- a CDS encoding DUF4396 domain-containing protein, with amino-acid sequence MKVMEHTGHHDDTTHDHAAHAGHEGHASHGRHAGHTDHGTGPGRERGPAGHAAHHGARPGASWSMAAKATLHCLTGCAIGEILGMVIGTALLWGNVPTMVLAIALAFLFGYSFTLFAVVRAGLDLKSAVKVALAADTVSIAVMEFVDNAIIALTPGAMDAHLSDGLFWSALLGGFAVAFLVTTPVNKWMIGRGKGHAVVHAHHH; translated from the coding sequence ATGAAGGTCATGGAGCACACCGGTCATCACGACGACACCACGCATGACCACGCCGCTCACGCGGGCCACGAAGGTCATGCGAGTCACGGACGTCATGCAGGTCACACGGATCACGGGACCGGCCCCGGCCGCGAGCGCGGTCCCGCCGGTCACGCGGCGCACCACGGCGCCCGTCCCGGGGCCTCCTGGTCCATGGCGGCGAAGGCGACCCTGCACTGCCTGACCGGCTGCGCCATCGGCGAGATCCTCGGCATGGTCATCGGCACCGCGCTGCTGTGGGGCAACGTGCCCACCATGGTCCTGGCGATCGCGCTGGCGTTCCTGTTCGGCTACTCGTTCACCCTGTTCGCGGTGGTCCGGGCGGGCCTGGACCTCAAGTCCGCGGTCAAGGTGGCGCTGGCCGCCGACACCGTCTCGATCGCGGTGATGGAGTTCGTCGACAACGCGATCATCGCCCTCACCCCGGGCGCGATGGACGCCCACCTGTCCGACGGGCTGTTCTGGTCGGCCCTGCTCGGCGGATTCGCGGTCGCCTTCCTGGTCACCACTCCGGTCAACAAGTGGATGATCGGCCGCGGCAAGGGCCACGCCGTCGTCCACGCCCACCATCACTGA
- a CDS encoding four-helix bundle copper-binding protein codes for MVTTVRDMLATYPADLGRVDRDKLTRCIEECVACAQACTACADACLSEGMVGELTKCIRTDMDCADICDTTASVLSRHTGYDANVTRAILTACATACRACADECSAHADQHEHCRLCAEACRSCEQACDELLRSLG; via the coding sequence ATCGTGACGACCGTCAGGGACATGCTCGCGACCTACCCGGCCGACCTGGGGCGGGTGGACCGCGACAAACTCACCCGGTGCATCGAGGAGTGCGTCGCCTGCGCCCAGGCGTGCACGGCGTGCGCGGACGCCTGTCTGTCCGAGGGGATGGTCGGCGAGCTCACCAAGTGCATCCGCACCGACATGGACTGCGCCGACATCTGCGACACCACCGCCTCCGTGCTGTCCCGGCACACCGGCTACGACGCCAACGTCACCCGCGCGATCCTCACCGCGTGCGCCACCGCCTGCAGGGCCTGCGCCGACGAGTGCTCCGCGCACGCCGACCAGCACGAGCACTGCCGTCTGTGCGCCGAGGCCTGCCGCTCGTGCGAGCAGGCGTGCGACGAGCTCCTCCGGTCCCTCGGCTGA
- a CDS encoding DUF72 domain-containing protein, which translates to MGDILVGTCSWTDRALVGSGWYPVGRRDAEGRLRYYAERFPVVEVDASYYALPSERNSRLWAERTPDGFVFDVKAFSLLTGHPTRSAVMPDGLPPDARDPVVLDEVWARFAEGIAPLRRSGRLGSVLFQFPPWLRAGARGEEVVEECARRAEGWPLAVEFRHPSWWEAGRAEATSALLARCAMAAVGVDMVQSLPSSVPPVTPVTSPRLSVVRFHGRSAAWGTGSKEDRFRYAYGADELGAWVPRLRRLAERVEQVHVLFNTCCGDASVRAAELMDGLLGRPAEGASADGPLAGGVPVGRSSAGGPSSEGGRSPGDPHLP; encoded by the coding sequence ATGGGTGACATCCTCGTGGGGACCTGTTCGTGGACCGACCGGGCACTGGTCGGCAGCGGCTGGTACCCGGTGGGGCGGCGGGACGCCGAGGGGCGGCTGCGGTACTACGCGGAGCGGTTTCCCGTCGTGGAGGTCGACGCGTCGTACTACGCCCTGCCCTCCGAGCGGAACAGCCGGCTGTGGGCGGAGCGGACGCCCGACGGGTTCGTGTTCGACGTCAAGGCGTTCTCGCTGCTGACCGGACACCCCACGCGGAGCGCGGTGATGCCCGACGGGCTGCCGCCCGACGCGCGCGACCCGGTGGTCCTGGACGAGGTGTGGGCACGGTTCGCCGAGGGGATCGCGCCGCTGCGCCGGAGCGGGCGGCTGGGGAGCGTGCTGTTCCAGTTCCCGCCGTGGCTGCGGGCGGGGGCGCGGGGCGAGGAGGTCGTGGAGGAGTGCGCGCGGCGGGCCGAGGGATGGCCCCTCGCCGTGGAGTTCCGGCACCCCTCGTGGTGGGAGGCGGGGCGTGCCGAGGCCACGTCCGCGCTGCTCGCCCGGTGCGCGATGGCCGCCGTCGGCGTCGACATGGTGCAGTCGCTGCCCTCGTCCGTGCCGCCGGTCACGCCCGTCACCTCTCCCCGTCTGTCCGTGGTGCGGTTCCACGGACGCAGCGCCGCCTGGGGCACGGGCAGCAAGGAGGACCGGTTCCGGTACGCGTACGGGGCGGACGAACTCGGGGCGTGGGTGCCGCGGTTGCGCCGGCTGGCCGAACGGGTCGAGCAGGTGCACGTGCTGTTCAACACGTGCTGCGGGGACGCCTCCGTGCGTGCCGCCGAGCTCATGGACGGACTGCTCGGGCGGCCCGCCGAGGGGGCGTCCGCCGACGGGCCCCTCGCCGGCGGAGTGCCCGTCGGCCGGTCGTCCGCCGGCGGTCCGTCCTCCGAGGGCGGCCGGTCACCCGGTGATCCGCACCTTCCGTGA
- a CDS encoding copper resistance protein CopC: protein MPLGAVLVLLLLGGAAPASAHAALSGTDPGDGSVVGSAPRRITLTFTESVGLLEDSFRVYGPDNRRVRLGEPRHADGAPDTARVGLPGGLAEGTYTVAWRVVSADSHPVSGAFTFSVGKPSPAAPAVPAERAGHPVTTSLHDTARHLAYIAAALLVGTAAFAALCRPPDTAPLRLPLLTGWWTLLTATVALLVLRAPYEAGTAPATALDASALARTLTGRPGTALLVRLALLLSAAAVFLWTSRRRAAAAEPEPGGASRAHLAAGTALSVGLALTWAAAEHASAGIQVPAAMTSSVLHLLAMACWLGGLTALLLTLYRAKTPPPATTVTRFSRLAFASVTVLVVTGVYQSWRGLGSWAALTETSYGRTLTVKLVVTAALLAVAGVSRRWTARLAAAKAPVAAEERVPEPVGAAGAGPGPGTGEPGTGEAQAGLGSRPGRPSDGPDRHRRALRLSVLVEVAVGVVVLLITTVLTGTLPARAEAEAAEAAPVAGLPGATAVTIPYDVGVPGGTGRVQITLDPGRVGENGVQAVVFGADGGLVAVPELRLSFTLPAKDIGPLDAGLTDRGGYWATNDLDLPLEGTWTMKATIRVSELDQVSESRKVRITG, encoded by the coding sequence GTGCCGCTGGGCGCCGTGCTGGTCCTGCTCCTCCTCGGCGGCGCGGCCCCGGCGAGCGCCCACGCCGCCCTGAGCGGCACCGACCCCGGGGACGGAAGCGTCGTCGGGTCCGCCCCCCGGCGCATCACCCTGACCTTCACGGAGTCCGTCGGCCTGCTCGAGGACTCCTTCCGCGTCTACGGCCCCGACAACCGCCGGGTGCGCCTGGGCGAGCCGCGCCACGCGGACGGCGCCCCCGACACCGCCCGGGTCGGCCTGCCCGGCGGGCTCGCCGAGGGCACCTACACGGTGGCCTGGCGGGTGGTCTCCGCCGACAGCCACCCGGTCTCCGGCGCCTTCACCTTCTCCGTCGGCAAGCCCTCGCCCGCCGCGCCCGCGGTGCCCGCGGAGCGGGCCGGGCACCCGGTCACCACGAGCCTCCACGACACCGCCCGCCACCTCGCGTACATCGCCGCCGCCCTGCTCGTCGGCACGGCGGCGTTCGCGGCCCTGTGCCGTCCGCCGGACACCGCCCCGCTGCGGCTGCCGCTGCTCACCGGCTGGTGGACGCTGCTGACGGCCACGGTCGCCCTCCTCGTCCTGCGCGCCCCGTACGAGGCCGGGACGGCACCGGCCACCGCCCTGGACGCCTCCGCCCTCGCCCGCACCCTCACCGGCCGCCCGGGGACCGCCCTGCTCGTCCGGCTGGCGCTGCTCCTGTCGGCGGCGGCGGTGTTCCTGTGGACCTCCCGGCGCCGTGCGGCGGCTGCGGAACCGGAACCGGGCGGGGCGTCCCGCGCGCACCTGGCGGCGGGCACCGCCCTGTCCGTCGGCCTCGCCCTGACCTGGGCGGCGGCCGAGCACGCCTCCGCCGGGATCCAGGTCCCGGCGGCGATGACGTCGTCCGTCCTGCACCTGCTGGCGATGGCGTGCTGGCTCGGCGGTCTGACGGCCCTGCTGCTCACCCTGTACCGCGCGAAGACCCCGCCGCCCGCCACCACGGTCACCCGCTTCTCCCGGCTGGCCTTCGCCTCGGTGACCGTCCTCGTCGTCACCGGCGTCTACCAGTCCTGGCGCGGCCTCGGCTCCTGGGCCGCGCTCACGGAGACGTCGTACGGCAGGACCCTGACCGTCAAACTGGTCGTGACGGCGGCCCTGCTGGCGGTGGCGGGAGTGTCCCGCCGCTGGACGGCGCGCCTGGCGGCGGCGAAGGCACCGGTGGCGGCGGAGGAGCGGGTGCCGGAACCGGTGGGAGCGGCGGGGGCGGGCCCGGGGCCGGGGACCGGGGAGCCGGGGACCGGGGAGGCACAGGCGGGCCTCGGGAGCCGGCCCGGCCGCCCGTCGGACGGGCCGGACCGCCACCGTCGGGCCCTGCGGCTGTCCGTGCTGGTCGAAGTGGCCGTGGGCGTCGTGGTGCTGCTGATCACGACGGTGCTGACCGGCACCCTCCCGGCCCGTGCGGAGGCCGAGGCCGCCGAGGCGGCCCCGGTGGCCGGGCTCCCCGGCGCGACGGCGGTCACGATCCCCTACGACGTGGGCGTCCCCGGCGGCACGGGCCGGGTGCAGATCACGCTGGACCCGGGCCGGGTGGGCGAGAACGGCGTCCAGGCGGTGGTCTTCGGCGCCGACGGCGGCCTGGTGGCCGTACCGGAACTCCGGCTGTCCTTCACCCTCCCCGCGAAGGACATCGGGCCCCTCGACGCCGGGTTGACCGACCGGGGCGGCTACTGGGCCACCAACGACCTCGACCTGCCCCTCGAGGGCACCTGGACGATGAAGGCGACGATCAGGGTGTCCGAGCTGGACCAGGTGAGCGAGTCACGGAAGGTGCGGATCACCGGGTGA